From a single Arachnia propionica genomic region:
- a CDS encoding succinate dehydrogenase cytochrome b subunit yields MTTTTVDVPAGTRRRGPSNFVLKHVMAVTGVLFVAFVAVHLFGNLKVYAGADAFNHYAAWLREVGYPLLPKQSVLWALRIALAVSLLLHVSAALTLWLRGRRGRGAHRRGLHQNRTRAAAFMLPGGILILAFVLVHLSDLTVGGPLASVSFRHPDPEMHAYANLVASFSRPWMAIFYMAVMLVIGFHIEHGWRTLLQDLGVTGRRFRQVWVVLGGLLALAVVLGNALIPLLVLVGVIA; encoded by the coding sequence ATGACCACAACGACGGTGGACGTCCCAGCGGGAACGCGACGACGCGGGCCCTCAAATTTCGTGCTCAAACATGTGATGGCGGTCACGGGGGTGCTCTTTGTCGCCTTTGTGGCGGTGCATCTGTTCGGCAATCTGAAGGTTTACGCGGGGGCTGACGCTTTCAACCACTATGCGGCGTGGCTGCGTGAGGTTGGTTACCCGCTGCTTCCCAAACAGAGCGTGTTGTGGGCGCTGCGAATTGCTTTGGCGGTTTCGTTGTTGCTGCACGTCTCGGCGGCTTTGACTCTGTGGTTGAGGGGACGGCGCGGTCGCGGCGCTCATCGGCGTGGCCTGCATCAGAATCGCACCCGTGCGGCGGCCTTCATGCTGCCTGGAGGGATCCTGATCCTGGCTTTTGTGCTGGTGCACCTCAGCGACCTGACGGTGGGCGGCCCTTTGGCATCCGTGTCCTTCCGACATCCTGATCCCGAGATGCACGCCTATGCGAATCTCGTCGCCAGTTTCTCCCGTCCCTGGATGGCTATTTTCTACATGGCGGTGATGCTGGTGATTGGTTTCCACATTGAGCATGGCTGGCGCACTCTACTGCAGGACCTCGGAGTCACGGGCCGCCGGTTCAGACAGGTCTGGGTGGTCCTCGGAGGTCTACTGGCCCTAGCCGTGGTGCTGGGCAACGCCTTGATTCCCCTCTTGGTGCTGGTGGGGGTGATCGCATGA
- a CDS encoding helix-turn-helix domain-containing protein — MTVETRMQGFIPRFTVADRARKAREHAGLEQGELAERMGVSRATISNLERGLVQKPRRIVLNAWAMATGVDRLWLETGKAPAEPGPEGLSYTTRDSNPEPAD; from the coding sequence ATGACAGTTGAGACACGCATGCAGGGGTTCATCCCGAGGTTCACCGTTGCTGACCGCGCGCGGAAGGCACGAGAGCACGCGGGGTTGGAGCAAGGCGAACTCGCCGAGCGTATGGGCGTCAGCCGAGCCACGATCTCGAACTTGGAACGAGGGCTCGTTCAGAAGCCCCGTCGAATTGTCCTGAACGCTTGGGCTATGGCGACGGGGGTTGATCGTTTGTGGTTGGAAACGGGGAAGGCCCCGGCGGAGCCGGGGCCTGAGGGTTTGTCGTACACCACCAGGGACTCGAACCCTGAACCCGCTGATTAA
- a CDS encoding helix-turn-helix domain-containing protein, with protein sequence MTTRETAEKLKVTPSTVARMVHRGELPMAAKAPGQRGAMLFSPFDVQALADRRRASAERLDR encoded by the coding sequence ATGACTACGCGCGAAACCGCGGAAAAGCTGAAGGTGACCCCTTCCACAGTCGCCCGCATGGTCCACCGGGGAGAACTCCCCATGGCGGCTAAGGCACCCGGCCAACGCGGCGCAATGCTTTTTAGCCCGTTTGATGTCCAAGCACTTGCCGACCGTAGGCGGGCATCTGCCGAGCGGCTAGACCGATGA
- a CDS encoding HNH endonuclease, which translates to MTGPRRWAGRRVQRLRAAAVAIHGTTCCLCGQPIDLSLPWPNPMSLSVDHHRPKSKGGNDLLTNLLPAHLTCNTARGNRDTLPDRRPVRTGRFSTQPGRPEEPPTLISPGVSTKNGAKQDDSAGYGPNWTGNPPIWDR; encoded by the coding sequence ATGACCGGCCCACGACGCTGGGCCGGCCGCCGGGTCCAACGACTCCGCGCCGCGGCCGTCGCCATCCACGGGACGACGTGCTGCCTGTGCGGGCAACCCATCGACCTGTCCCTGCCATGGCCCAACCCCATGTCCCTGTCGGTTGATCATCACCGGCCGAAGTCGAAGGGCGGCAACGACCTGCTCACCAACCTGCTGCCCGCTCACCTGACCTGCAACACGGCCCGAGGGAACCGGGACACCCTCCCGGACCGCCGGCCGGTCCGGACCGGCCGGTTTTCCACCCAGCCCGGCCGGCCGGAAGAGCCGCCAACTCTTATTTCTCCCGGGGTCAGCACAAAAAACGGGGCAAAGCAAGACGACTCGGCGGGATACGGCCCGAACTGGACTGGGAACCCTCCGATATGGGACCGGTGA
- a CDS encoding phage portal protein gives MIFPRVAQWLGLRDDNKTGREPIAPPSRDTAVVTNPKQAARIGAVYSAVSILAAAIEQLGVVLERDGVRIEDTTFIRNPDPDLLDRSDWLHQVVTSLAYSGNAYLRVWRDATGQGSVARVLNPGRVWPFEDQHGRILYSYNGRDYTREEITHLRLHKVPGEILGLGPIQAARAEVAGHRDLTEASTAWVRESGQPSGLLSTEQSLTPDQRKELLDSWNKVPAGRTRLMSSGISYEPITLSPKDAQFLESRRFSKTEIMDLFGIPGSLTLGIERGDSQTYANVAQDWLGFVRFRLMRYVIEIESALTSLVPRGQKVRLNVESLLRADAETRFRIHSSAITAGVYSPEYAREIEHIPDTAAPTPKEPTDA, from the coding sequence ATGATCTTCCCGCGTGTCGCCCAATGGCTCGGACTCCGAGACGACAACAAGACCGGCCGGGAACCGATCGCGCCGCCCAGCCGGGATACCGCCGTCGTCACCAACCCGAAACAAGCTGCCCGTATCGGCGCGGTCTACAGCGCCGTATCGATCCTCGCTGCCGCAATCGAACAGCTCGGAGTCGTTCTCGAACGCGACGGCGTGCGGATCGAGGACACAACATTCATCCGGAACCCGGACCCCGACCTGCTCGACCGCTCCGACTGGCTCCACCAGGTCGTCACATCCCTGGCGTACAGCGGGAACGCGTATCTGCGGGTGTGGCGTGACGCCACCGGGCAAGGCAGCGTGGCCCGTGTCCTCAACCCCGGCCGGGTCTGGCCCTTCGAGGACCAACACGGCCGGATCCTCTACTCCTACAACGGACGGGACTACACCCGGGAAGAGATCACCCACCTCCGGCTACACAAGGTCCCCGGCGAAATCCTCGGTCTCGGACCGATCCAAGCCGCCCGCGCCGAGGTCGCCGGACATCGGGACCTCACCGAAGCCTCCACCGCGTGGGTACGTGAGTCCGGGCAGCCATCCGGTCTGCTGTCCACGGAACAATCCCTGACCCCAGACCAGCGTAAAGAACTCCTCGACTCCTGGAACAAGGTCCCCGCCGGACGCACCCGCCTGATGTCCTCCGGGATCAGCTACGAACCAATCACCCTGTCCCCGAAGGACGCCCAGTTCCTGGAATCCCGCCGGTTCTCGAAAACCGAGATCATGGACCTGTTCGGGATCCCCGGCAGCCTCACCCTCGGGATCGAACGCGGGGACTCGCAAACCTACGCGAACGTCGCTCAAGACTGGCTCGGGTTCGTGCGGTTCCGGCTCATGCGCTACGTCATCGAAATCGAATCCGCGCTCACGTCTCTCGTGCCACGAGGCCAGAAGGTCCGGCTCAACGTGGAATCCCTCCTCCGCGCCGACGCGGAAACCCGGTTCCGGATCCACTCCTCGGCAATCACCGCCGGGGTCTACAGCCCCGAATACGCCCGCGAGATCGAACACATCCCCGATACCGCCGCCCCAACCCCGAAGGAACCCACCGATGCATGA
- a CDS encoding HK97 family phage prohead protease, whose amino-acid sequence MHDLTHGLQRRAYLFRADAPASDDGPHVSGIAVPYGEEILLWEGIREQVAPGAVEDYDPQLWWRHHEPIGRINTASDSPEGWRIEATISDTTQGRDARTLVRDGAVTSFSIGFEPIEWREEKLDDGTLLITHERIKVREVSIVPNPAYPGAVITEARHQEGIPMPVTTTPNNTPAVSIEDFNGLREDVADVRRLITATDRPTAPDTRSAGQLIRAALNGDNTAVGTLERAYTGTTIADDFAKPTWVKDLTRIIEAADPLAGLFAEGALPETGMTLEFGQLKENTVTVGKQAKEGDKLPVGKVSVKTATAEVETFGGAAEMSVQVMKRAQAPMIDIHMQALAVAAGKQRAASRVAAINAAVTAQSSAAVTVTGGGTDWKPWVKAFADIDETFTALGYTVSGLLLPKAEFIKLMQLADQDGKPMLQLGGVGSNVGTGQTPAFRAGILLGMPIYSGTGVTQGAFFHKDAIRHYKAPMVRVTNDLSALDLTSAFGVYEFGAIATEVPGAIVPVTIS is encoded by the coding sequence ATGCATGACCTCACTCACGGTCTCCAACGCCGCGCCTACCTCTTCCGCGCCGACGCCCCCGCCAGCGACGACGGGCCACACGTCTCCGGAATCGCCGTCCCGTACGGGGAAGAGATCCTCCTGTGGGAAGGAATCCGTGAACAGGTAGCCCCGGGCGCCGTCGAGGACTACGACCCGCAGCTGTGGTGGCGTCACCATGAACCGATCGGGCGTATCAACACCGCCTCCGACAGCCCTGAAGGTTGGCGGATCGAAGCGACGATCTCCGACACCACTCAAGGCCGTGACGCCCGAACCCTCGTCCGTGACGGGGCCGTCACCTCGTTCTCCATCGGCTTCGAGCCCATCGAGTGGCGTGAAGAGAAACTCGACGACGGCACCCTGCTCATCACCCACGAACGCATCAAGGTGCGGGAGGTCTCCATCGTCCCGAACCCGGCCTACCCGGGAGCCGTCATCACCGAAGCCCGCCACCAGGAAGGAATCCCCATGCCCGTAACCACCACCCCGAACAACACCCCGGCAGTGTCCATCGAGGACTTCAACGGTCTCCGTGAAGACGTCGCGGACGTGCGTCGTCTCATCACCGCCACCGACCGCCCCACCGCCCCGGACACCCGTAGCGCCGGGCAGCTCATCCGGGCCGCTCTCAACGGCGACAACACCGCTGTCGGGACCCTCGAACGCGCCTACACCGGCACCACGATCGCTGATGACTTCGCCAAGCCCACGTGGGTCAAGGACCTCACCCGGATCATCGAGGCCGCCGACCCGCTCGCCGGGCTGTTCGCGGAAGGGGCTCTGCCCGAGACCGGTATGACCCTCGAGTTCGGGCAGCTGAAGGAGAACACGGTCACCGTCGGGAAGCAGGCCAAGGAAGGCGACAAGCTGCCCGTCGGGAAGGTGTCGGTGAAAACCGCCACCGCCGAGGTCGAAACCTTCGGTGGCGCCGCGGAAATGAGTGTGCAGGTCATGAAACGTGCCCAGGCACCCATGATCGACATCCACATGCAGGCCCTCGCCGTCGCCGCCGGGAAACAGCGGGCCGCCAGCCGTGTGGCAGCGATCAACGCCGCCGTCACCGCCCAGAGCAGCGCTGCGGTCACCGTCACCGGCGGCGGCACCGACTGGAAACCGTGGGTCAAGGCCTTCGCCGACATCGATGAAACCTTCACCGCTCTCGGCTATACCGTCTCCGGTCTGCTGCTGCCCAAAGCAGAGTTCATCAAGCTGATGCAGCTCGCCGACCAGGACGGCAAACCCATGCTCCAGCTCGGGGGTGTGGGCAGCAACGTCGGTACCGGCCAGACCCCGGCGTTCCGTGCCGGAATCCTGCTCGGTATGCCCATCTACTCCGGCACCGGCGTCACCCAGGGAGCGTTCTTCCACAAGGACGCCATCCGCCACTACAAGGCCCCCATGGTGCGGGTCACCAACGACCTGTCCGCCCTGGACCTCACCAGCGCGTTCGGGGTCTACGAGTTCGGGGCTATCGCCACCGAAGTGCCCGGAGCGATCGTTCCCGTGACCATCAGCTGA
- a CDS encoding tyrosine-type recombinase/integrase, protein MTDPRVKAVPVAWAGLMGEWTDGLRAAGLSRETVALRRAHVAQLARALGSSPGEVTRAALVEWLGSRDWQRETRRAVRSSLRSWWRHVGRPELADAVPMVRPGDVRPRPLPDDALTSALMVADERVTLMLRLAAEAGLRRGEIARIHASDLGTDLLGAVLRVRGKGAKERTVPIGAGLAAAVRLRAKEGWLFPGNDGGHLSPRWVGKLMSKTLPEGWTPHTLRHRFASRAYGATSDVVGVSRLLGHASVATTQRYVATDADRLRRVAAAAA, encoded by the coding sequence GTGACTGATCCAAGGGTGAAGGCGGTCCCGGTTGCGTGGGCTGGCCTGATGGGGGAATGGACTGATGGGTTGCGTGCTGCGGGGTTGTCGCGGGAGACCGTGGCGTTGCGTAGGGCGCATGTGGCGCAGTTGGCGCGGGCGTTGGGGTCGTCTCCGGGGGAGGTGACCCGGGCCGCGCTGGTGGAGTGGCTAGGGTCTCGAGATTGGCAGCGGGAGACACGCCGGGCGGTGCGGTCGTCGTTGCGGTCCTGGTGGCGGCACGTGGGGCGTCCGGAGCTGGCGGATGCGGTGCCGATGGTTCGGCCGGGGGACGTGCGTCCGAGACCCTTGCCGGATGATGCGTTGACGTCGGCGTTGATGGTGGCTGATGAGCGGGTGACGTTGATGCTCCGGTTGGCTGCTGAGGCCGGGTTGCGGCGCGGCGAGATTGCCCGGATCCACGCGTCGGATCTGGGCACGGATCTGCTGGGAGCAGTGCTGCGGGTGCGGGGGAAGGGTGCGAAGGAACGGACGGTTCCGATTGGTGCGGGGCTGGCCGCGGCGGTGCGGCTGCGCGCTAAGGAGGGCTGGTTGTTCCCCGGGAATGACGGCGGGCACTTGTCGCCGAGGTGGGTGGGGAAGTTGATGTCGAAGACGCTGCCGGAGGGGTGGACTCCGCACACGTTGCGGCATCGGTTCGCGTCTAGGGCGTATGGGGCGACGTCGGATGTGGTGGGGGTGTCGCGCCTGCTGGGTCATGCGTCCGTGGCCACAACACAAAGGTATGTGGCCACGGACGCGGATCGGCTCCGGCGGGTCGCCGCGGCGGCCGCCTAA
- a CDS encoding DUF3618 domain-containing protein, with protein MDSDTSRTVEEIRAELASNRQSLAGAMEDLVDSVKPANIAKRGLDDAKSFVADEFQAIKGELRDEDGWRTDRLMVIGGALLGVALFAVTIYALGRRNHT; from the coding sequence ATGGACAGCGACACCAGCCGCACCGTGGAGGAGATCCGCGCAGAGCTGGCCAGCAACCGTCAAAGTTTGGCAGGCGCCATGGAAGACCTCGTTGATTCCGTGAAGCCCGCGAACATCGCCAAACGGGGTCTCGACGACGCGAAAAGTTTCGTGGCGGATGAGTTCCAGGCCATCAAGGGTGAACTGCGTGATGAGGACGGCTGGCGCACCGACCGGCTCATGGTCATCGGGGGTGCGCTCCTCGGAGTGGCGTTGTTCGCCGTCACCATTTATGCGCTGGGGCGACGGAACCACACATGA
- a CDS encoding peroxiredoxin — protein sequence MTARLIPGSPAPAFTLPNAEGVPVSLSDHPSRAVIVYFYPAAMTPGCTTQAVDFTNAHTAFAAAGYTIIGISPDTVEKLAKFTTGSDIGFPLLSDPDRDVLNAYGAFGTKKLYGKEIEGVLRSTFVIDVDAEGNGTIRVAQYNVKATGHVAKLRRELGV from the coding sequence ATGACTGCGCGCCTCATCCCGGGTTCCCCGGCCCCTGCCTTCACCCTACCGAACGCGGAAGGAGTCCCGGTTTCGCTCTCCGATCACCCTTCTCGCGCTGTCATCGTCTACTTCTACCCTGCGGCGATGACACCAGGTTGCACCACCCAGGCGGTGGACTTCACCAACGCGCACACAGCCTTCGCAGCCGCCGGCTACACCATCATCGGCATCTCCCCGGACACAGTTGAGAAGCTCGCAAAATTCACGACCGGTTCCGATATCGGGTTTCCCCTCCTGTCCGACCCGGATCGCGACGTGTTGAACGCCTACGGCGCCTTCGGGACCAAAAAGCTGTACGGCAAAGAGATCGAAGGAGTCCTGCGCTCCACCTTCGTCATCGACGTGGATGCCGAGGGCAACGGAACCATCCGGGTCGCCCAGTACAACGTGAAGGCGACGGGGCACGTCGCGAAACTGCGCCGTGAGCTTGGTGTCTGA
- a CDS encoding YigZ family protein, whose translation MSEFLTIDSDVDDGVDVELEVKRSRFLTRLRRVTSEETARAVVDERRSRFFDARHHCSAFVLGAEGRAARSSDDGEPAGTAGVPMLTVLTSNHLTDVVAVVTRYFGGIKLGAGGLVRAYSEAVAHAVATVGTRRVELCTLLGIDADFANIGTLENSLRGAVLPSGVNVTVEGVAWGDRARITVAVPVTATGEFNSFLSALSAGSLTAHPTGQRWVDRLG comes from the coding sequence GTGTCTGAGTTTCTCACCATCGACTCCGACGTCGATGACGGAGTGGACGTGGAGTTGGAGGTCAAACGCTCCCGGTTCCTCACCCGGCTGCGCCGCGTTACTTCGGAGGAAACCGCTCGCGCGGTAGTCGACGAGCGGCGCTCCAGGTTTTTCGATGCCCGGCATCACTGTTCCGCCTTCGTGCTGGGAGCTGAGGGCCGCGCCGCCCGTTCCTCGGATGACGGAGAGCCGGCAGGAACCGCAGGAGTGCCGATGCTCACTGTGCTGACCTCCAATCACCTGACCGATGTGGTGGCAGTAGTGACCCGCTACTTCGGGGGCATCAAACTCGGCGCAGGCGGGTTGGTGCGAGCCTATTCCGAGGCCGTGGCCCACGCGGTAGCGACGGTCGGCACCAGACGGGTGGAACTGTGCACCTTGCTGGGAATCGACGCGGACTTCGCGAACATCGGCACGCTCGAGAATTCACTGCGTGGCGCGGTCCTGCCCTCTGGAGTCAACGTCACGGTGGAGGGGGTCGCTTGGGGAGACCGCGCCCGGATCACTGTTGCGGTTCCGGTGACGGCCACCGGCGAATTCAACTCCTTCCTGTCGGCCCTCTCAGCTGGATCCTTGACAGCTCACCCGACAGGTCAGCGTTGGGTCGATCGCCTCGGCTGA
- a CDS encoding BCCT family transporter, which yields MVGQQKNPWKAAVAVPTAVIVLGFVGLAAVAPQWLSDLLKTANTSVVNGLGWYYSLIVAGFVGFALLVAFGPYGNITLGPDDEPPSYSLVSWFAMLFAAGMGIGLVFWGVAEPLSHYGTPPPGTPGTSSAAKAQDAMTTSFLHWGLSAWAVYIVVGLAIAYTVHRKGRKVSLRWVLEPLFGRRVRGWLGDVVDVFAIVGTLFGVAASLGFGASQFTSGLEYLNILKPEIWVLLAVIAIITSLATCSVLSGLDRGIKWLSNANLMLAAVLALAVLLLGQPLFVLREFVQTIGDYLSNFVHLSSRTLPFQGGEGESWLGSWTTYYWGWWISWSPFVGIFIARISKGRTVREFVAGVLAVPTLVTFLWFSIMGGTALWQQLEWQKTNGTGDALVDAQGNSSGLVGDDGTVDKVNALFQVLQHIPASNVLIVGFLILLVIFFVTSADSAAFVVDMVATGGEQDPPVLTRVTWAILGGGIAAVLLWGGAAAGGNLTAGLDALQTMTILAAAPFSVVMVLACLATLRAFSNEHRQRLRLENRILRREMTEHVMDKVTEHVRESVAEHLDGQEITVSEESASGESKRRPLRIKLSRRRNHTSE from the coding sequence ATGGTTGGACAGCAAAAGAATCCTTGGAAAGCGGCGGTCGCAGTCCCCACCGCTGTGATCGTTCTGGGTTTCGTCGGGCTCGCGGCGGTGGCACCGCAGTGGTTGAGCGATCTGCTGAAGACGGCGAACACATCCGTGGTCAACGGGCTGGGCTGGTACTACAGCCTCATCGTTGCGGGTTTCGTCGGATTCGCCCTGCTGGTGGCCTTCGGGCCGTACGGGAACATCACCCTCGGCCCCGACGACGAACCCCCTTCCTACTCGTTGGTGAGCTGGTTCGCCATGCTCTTCGCCGCAGGCATGGGGATCGGGCTGGTTTTCTGGGGCGTTGCGGAGCCCCTGAGCCACTACGGCACTCCCCCACCCGGCACTCCTGGAACATCCTCCGCCGCCAAGGCGCAGGACGCGATGACGACATCCTTCCTGCACTGGGGACTGTCTGCCTGGGCCGTCTACATCGTGGTCGGGCTGGCCATCGCCTACACGGTGCACCGCAAGGGACGGAAGGTATCCCTCAGGTGGGTGCTTGAGCCGCTGTTCGGCAGGCGGGTGCGCGGCTGGCTTGGGGATGTCGTCGACGTGTTCGCGATCGTCGGAACCCTGTTCGGGGTGGCGGCATCCCTGGGCTTCGGAGCCTCCCAGTTCACATCCGGCCTGGAGTACCTGAACATCCTCAAGCCTGAGATCTGGGTACTGCTCGCGGTCATCGCCATCATCACGTCGTTGGCCACCTGCTCGGTGCTGAGCGGCCTGGACCGTGGCATCAAATGGCTTTCGAACGCGAACCTGATGCTGGCCGCAGTGCTGGCACTGGCCGTGCTGCTGCTCGGACAACCGTTGTTCGTGCTACGCGAGTTCGTGCAGACCATCGGCGACTACCTCAGCAATTTCGTGCACCTGAGTTCCCGCACCCTGCCATTCCAAGGCGGTGAGGGCGAGTCCTGGCTCGGGTCCTGGACCACCTACTACTGGGGCTGGTGGATCAGCTGGTCACCGTTCGTAGGAATCTTCATCGCCCGCATCTCGAAAGGGCGCACGGTCCGGGAATTCGTGGCGGGAGTGCTGGCCGTGCCGACGCTGGTGACCTTCCTGTGGTTCTCGATCATGGGCGGAACAGCGCTGTGGCAACAGCTAGAGTGGCAAAAAACCAATGGTACCGGCGATGCCCTCGTGGATGCTCAGGGGAATTCCAGCGGCTTGGTGGGTGACGATGGGACTGTCGACAAGGTTAATGCGCTGTTCCAGGTGCTGCAGCACATCCCTGCAAGCAACGTGCTGATCGTTGGATTTCTGATTCTGCTGGTGATCTTCTTCGTCACCAGCGCCGACTCCGCGGCCTTCGTGGTTGACATGGTCGCCACCGGCGGGGAACAGGATCCCCCTGTCCTGACCCGCGTGACGTGGGCCATCCTTGGCGGCGGCATCGCCGCCGTACTGCTCTGGGGCGGTGCGGCAGCGGGAGGAAACCTGACCGCCGGTCTCGACGCGCTGCAGACCATGACGATCCTCGCAGCGGCGCCGTTCAGCGTGGTGATGGTGTTGGCCTGCTTGGCGACATTGCGCGCGTTCAGCAATGAACACCGGCAACGCCTGCGACTGGAGAACCGGATACTGCGCCGGGAAATGACCGAACACGTGATGGACAAGGTGACCGAACACGTGAGGGAATCCGTTGCCGAGCACTTGGACGGTCAAGAGATCACCGTGAGTGAGGAATCCGCTTCAGGAGAAAGCAAACGCCGGCCACTCCGGATCAAGCTTTCCAGGCGCAGGAATCACACCTCGGAGTAG
- the pdxH gene encoding pyridoxamine 5'-phosphate oxidase: MSLHDVRRDYSGDVLPQDLTSFDPWEFFTFWLETAIAADEVEPNAMLLATIGADGRPRSRVVLLKEASRNGLVFFTHYTSPKGEQLAANPVASATLWWPHLMRQVRAVGAVTKLTRQENETYFAKRPRNSQLGAWASRQSAPIVSHDDLLEAAAQVSERFEGKDVPCPPEWGGYRIDVDEFEFWQGQSGRLHDRVLARRNVDGWNAIHIQP, translated from the coding sequence ATGAGCCTTCATGATGTGCGACGAGACTATTCCGGGGATGTGCTCCCGCAGGACCTGACCTCCTTCGATCCCTGGGAGTTCTTTACGTTCTGGCTCGAAACGGCGATAGCCGCTGATGAGGTGGAACCGAACGCCATGCTGCTGGCCACCATTGGTGCCGACGGTCGTCCGCGTTCCCGGGTGGTACTGCTGAAGGAAGCAAGCCGTAACGGTCTCGTCTTCTTCACCCACTACACGTCCCCGAAAGGTGAACAGCTGGCTGCCAATCCGGTCGCATCGGCCACGTTGTGGTGGCCGCACTTGATGCGCCAGGTACGTGCCGTGGGGGCGGTGACGAAACTTACCCGTCAGGAAAACGAAACCTATTTCGCCAAACGTCCCCGGAATAGTCAGCTGGGGGCGTGGGCTTCCCGGCAATCCGCACCCATCGTCTCCCACGACGACCTGCTCGAGGCGGCGGCTCAGGTATCCGAACGCTTCGAGGGGAAAGACGTTCCCTGCCCGCCGGAATGGGGTGGATATCGGATCGACGTCGACGAGTTCGAGTTCTGGCAGGGCCAGTCCGGCAGGCTCCACGACCGGGTCCTGGCCCGGCGGAATGTGGATGGCTGGAACGCCATCCACATTCAGCCCTGA
- a CDS encoding DUF1707 domain-containing protein produces the protein MAGDENLRIGDAERDEAITLLREHMSAGRITAEEFDERMSSALTAKTKGELSALFNDLPGRGPSTMYGAPAYETSHSRTPLQPTTAGLPARRSSWTTYAIWAVAIVGCIIFLRYWGGLLVLIFLLNLAFNRKMTKSADHTLQQQPRELRPAERDELVALIHQDRMIPAIKRYREMTGANLLTAKNAIEALQNQLGR, from the coding sequence ATGGCTGGCGATGAGAACCTGCGTATCGGCGATGCGGAACGCGACGAAGCAATCACGCTGTTGCGCGAGCACATGAGCGCGGGCCGGATCACCGCAGAGGAGTTCGACGAGCGCATGTCCTCCGCATTGACCGCAAAAACCAAGGGCGAACTCTCTGCCTTGTTCAATGACCTTCCAGGACGTGGGCCAAGCACCATGTACGGAGCACCCGCGTACGAGACCTCGCACTCACGAACTCCACTCCAGCCCACCACTGCGGGGCTCCCGGCACGACGTTCCTCGTGGACCACGTACGCCATATGGGCCGTAGCGATAGTGGGATGTATCATATTCCTCCGCTACTGGGGCGGGCTCTTGGTCCTCATCTTCTTGTTGAACCTCGCATTCAACAGGAAGATGACCAAATCAGCTGATCACACCCTGCAGCAACAACCACGAGAACTTCGTCCCGCAGAACGCGATGAGCTGGTGGCACTGATCCACCAGGATCGAATGATCCCGGCCATCAAGCGTTACCGGGAAATGACCGGAGCAAATCTGCTCACCGCGAAGAATGCCATCGAAGCCTTACAGAACCAGCTGGGGAGATAG